From Coffea arabica cultivar ET-39 chromosome 9c, Coffea Arabica ET-39 HiFi, whole genome shotgun sequence, one genomic window encodes:
- the LOC140014239 gene encoding dynamin-related protein 4C-like, whose product MPPSLPRGQGICTRVPLIMRLQSHPDPQPELFLEFNGKVMSANEENVADVISLATDEIAGRSKGISNIPLTLTVKKNGVPDLTMVDLPGITRVPVHGQPEDIYEQISAIIMEYIKPEESIILNVLSATVDFTTCESIRMSQRVDKTGERTLAVVTKTDKSPEGLLEKVTADDVNIGLGYVCVRNRIGNESYEEARAEEAMLFQTHPLLSMISESMVGIPVLAEKLVHIQATIISKCLPDIIRKINEKLGANVTEMNKLPRNLTSIAEAMTAFMRILSLAKDSLRKIFLRGEFDEYPGEKHMHSTARLAEMLSIYSDELQSKCSENYSNQKFLSDEISILEEAKGIGLPNFLPRTAFLAFLQMKVKLISATPFGFVNKIWSYVETVLIPVLMKHCENYPQLQSSIRRATQNLVAKKKEQSVEWVREIIEMEKLTDYTCNPEYVATWNNLMAKHEPFMEIMNDHSKPTIIAIDGFGDIEVGHLRNHAAALVQQAFDLKMRMTAYWKLVLRRLVDCMALHLLFSIQNLVNKEMEAEIIDELMGADGGGMQRLLEESPMIADKRSRLNRSIMLLKDSKEVVASIMDGVSALKF is encoded by the exons ATGCCTCCCAG TCTTCCCAGAGGGCAAGGTATTTGCACCAGGGTTCCGCTGATCATGAGGCTCCAGAGTCATCCTGATCCTCAGCCAGAGCTGTTTTTAGAGTTCAATGGAAAGGTTATGTCAGCTAACGAGGAGAATGTTGCTGATGTCATTAGTCTTGCAACTGATGAAATTGCTGGCCGAAGCAAGGGAATTTCCAACATTCCTTTAACGTTGACTGTTAAAAAGAATGGTGTCCCTGATTTAACAATGGTTGATTTGCCCGGCATCACAAGAGTTCCAGTTCATGGTCAGCCTGAAGATATCTATGAGCAGATATCAGCAATAATCATGGAGTATATCAAACCGGAAGAAAGCATAATCTTGAACGTTTTATCAGCGACGGTTGATTTTACTACTTGCGAATCAATTCGTATGTCCCAACGAGTTGACAAAACCGGGGAAAGGACGCTAGCCGTAGTTACCAAAACTGACAAATCCCCTGAAGGCCTGCTTGAAAAGGTAACAGCAGACGATGTGAACATTGGGCTTGGGTATGTTTGCGTTAGGAATCGTATTGGAAACGAATCTTATGAGGAAGCACGAGCTGAAGAAGCTATGCTTTTTCAAACACATCCTTTGCTATCTATGATCAGTGAATCTATGGTTGGCATTCCTGTATTAGCTGAGAAATTGGTGCACATTCAGGCAACCATAATTTCAAAATGCTTGCCGGATATCATCAGGAAGATCAATGAAAAACTCGGTGCAAATGTGACAGAGATGAACAAGTTGCCACGGAATTTGACCTCCATTGCGGAAGCTATGACAGCTTTTATGCGCATTTTATCTTTAGCCAAAGATTCTTTGAGGAAAATTTTTCTGAGGGGGGAGTTTGACGAGTACCCTGGTGAGAAACATATGCATAGCACCGCAAGATTGGCTGAGATGCTGAGCATCTACTCTGATGAATTACAATCTAAATGTAGTGAAAATTATTCAAATCAAAAGTTCTTATCGGATGAAATCAGCATATTGGAGGAAGCAAAAGGAATTGGATTGCCGAATTTCCTTCCACGAACagcttttcttgcttttttgcAGATGAAGGTCAAGCTTATATCTGCAACCCCATTTGGGTTTGTCAATAAAATCTGGAGCTATGTTGAAACAGTGCTAATCCCAGTGCTGATGAAGCATTGCGAAAACTACCCCCAGCTCCAGTCCTCGATTAGAAGGGCTACACAGAATCTGgttgcaaagaagaaagaacaaTCAGTTGAGTGGGTCAGGGAGATCATAGAAATGGAGAAACTGACTGACTACACATGCAACCCCGAGTACGTGGCTACTTGGAATAATCTGATGGCAAAACATGAGCCGTTCATGGAAATAATGAACGATCATTCAAAGCCTACGATTATAGCCATCGACGGATTTGGAGATATTGAAGTGGGACATCTGCGCAATCACGCTGCAGCTCTTGTACAACAAGCTTTTGATTTGAAAATGAGGATGACTGCTTACTGGAAACTCGTGTTGAGGAGGTTGGTAGATTGCATGGCTCTGCATCTACTGTTTAGCATTCAAAATCTGGTTAACAAGGAAATGGAGGCAGAAATTATCGATGAGCTAATGGGAGCTGATGGTGGTGGGATGCAGCGGCTTTTAGAGGAATCTCCTATGATTGCCGATAAAAGGAGTAGGTTGAATCGAAGCATCATGCTGCTCAAGGATTCCAAGGAGGTGGTGGCTTCAATCATGGACGGGGTTTCTGCACTAAAATTCTGA
- the LOC140014357 gene encoding alkaline ceramidase TOD1-like has product MAAVVSLKTSKPLLFQSKLLCFSLFYFFSSLFLALYTTLSNTKCLFRSSPFDPIQYSLFSYPSSYGEHKYAIPTLRSSCDSPVYFSDYAAVSQEIQDLCRNSTALGSRTLNYMQRNAQSFGGNFSTQKRFSFFDHPRDGAEIPCGFFQGIPITFHDRAIMDRCDRVVVVSAIFGDHDKIRQPRGLGAKTLDSVCFFMFVDEVTLDRLDYHNLISRKVKEPKVGVWRIVKVASEKLYESAAMNGVIFKYLVHRLFPNSKYSIWIDAKLQLVIDPLLLVHSLVIQEDADMAISKHPFFLHTMEEAMATARWKKWWDVDGLKSQMETYCENGLEPWSPNKPYPSDVPDTALIIRKHSMATNLFSCLVFNELEAFNPRDQLAFAYVRDHMNPTLKMNMFDVEVFEQVAIEYRHNLKQGGPSVPKGPKINRASFDLFVNKTCSKCEQYLLKMWGESHD; this is encoded by the exons ATGGCTGCTGTGGTGTCCTTGAAAACTTCCAAGCCACTTCTCTTCCAATCGAAGCTCCTCTGCTTCTCCCTCTTCTATTTCTTCTCCTCTCTATTCTTGGCTCTCTACACCACTCTCTCCAATACCAAATGCCTCTTCAGATCATCCCCATTTGATCCCATTCAGTATTCTCTCTTCTCTTACCCTTCTTCTTATGGAGAACACAAGTATGCCATTCCAACCCTTCGTTCTTCATGCGATTCCCCTGTTTATTTCTCAG ATTATGCTGCTGTTTCCCAAGAAATACAAGATTTATGTAGGAATTCAACCGCATTAGGATCCCGGACTCTGAATTATATGCAGAGGAATGCTCAGAGTTTTGGTGGCAATTTCAGCACTCAGaaaagattttccttttttgatcATCCCAGGGATGGAGCTGAAATCCCTTGTGGATTCTTTCAAGGAATCCCAATTACGTTTCACG ATCGAGCGATCATGGACAGATGTGACAGAGTTGTGGTGGTGTCAGCCATATTTGGCGACCACGACAAAATTAGGCAGCCAAGGGGACTAGGGGCAAAGACACTGGATTCTGTATGTTTTTTCATGTTTGTAGATGAAGTGACCCTCGACAGGCTCGATTACCACAATCTGATTTCAAGAAAAGTCAAGGAACCTAAAGTTGGCGTGTGGAGGATTGTGAAGGTAGCAAGCGAGAAGTTATATGAAAgtgcagcaatgaatggagtgATTTTCAAGTACTTGGTTCACAGGCTTTTTCCCAACTCAAAATATAGTATCTGGATCGATGCAAAGTTACAACTCGTGATTGATCCGCTGTTGTTAGTTCATTCACTTGTAATTCAGGAGGATGCTGATATGGCGATCTCAAAGCATCCATTCTTTCTTCACACAATGGAGGAAGCCATGGCAACTGCAAGGTGGAAGAAATGGTGGGATGTTGATGGATTGAAGTCACAAATGGAGACGTATTGTGAGAATGGCTTGGAACCATGGTCCCCAAACAAGCCTTATCCCTCAG ATGTGCCAGACACTGCTCTAATCATAAGAAAGCATAGTATGGCTACAAACTTGTTCTCGTGCCTTGTATTCAATGAATTGGAGGCATTCAATCCAAGGGACCAATTGGCATTTGCATATGTTAGAGATCACATGAATCCGACATTGAAGATGAACATGTTTGATGTTGAAGTTTTTGAACAAGTGGCTATTGAGTATAGGCACAACCTTAAACAAGGAGGGCCCTCTGTGCCCAAGGGACCCAAGATCAACAGAGCTAGTTTTGACTTGTTTGTAAATAAAACTTGTAGCAAGTGTGAGCAATATCTCTTGAAAATGTGGGGTGAGTCCCATGATTGA
- the LOC140014238 gene encoding uncharacterized protein — translation MSSQLIENHRENAEMYSDPALCKEKSRELLQNMNLPKGLLPLDELIEAGYNESTGFVWLKQKNKKEHKFRSIGRTVAYDTEVTAFVEDRRMKKLTGVKSKELFIWVTVSDIYIEDPNSEKVTFKNPTGFSKTFPTKAFEDGEVDEEN, via the coding sequence ATGTCATCCCAACTCATTGAAAACCATAGAGAAAATGCTGAAATGTACTCAGACCCTGCCCTCTGCAAAGAAAAATCTCGTGAGCTCCTGCAGAATATGAACCTCCCAAAGGGCCTACTGCCCTTGGATGAGCTCATCGAGGCGGGCTATAATGAATCTACAGGTTTCGTTTGGCTGAAGCAGAAGAACAAAAAGGAGCATAAGTTTCGTTCCATTGGCCGTACTGTAGCGTATGATACAGAGGTTACTGCCTTTGTTGAGGATCGTAGGATGAAAAAGCTGACGGGTGTAAAAAGCAAGGAACTCTTTATTTGGGTCACCGTTTCTGATATTTACATTGAAGATCCAAATTCTGAGAAAGTTACGTTCAAGAATCCGACTGGTTTTTCGAAGACTTTTCCAACTAAGGCCTTTGAGGATGGAGAAGTGGATGAAGAGAACTGA